The proteins below are encoded in one region of Purpureocillium takamizusanense chromosome 11, complete sequence:
- the PDH1 gene encoding 2-methylcitrate dehydratase (COG:S~TransMembrane:1 (i17-34o)~EggNog:ENOG503NWTN), with the protein MLEAGGRRQPRQPRRHFFPLVPFLGPFQFLFLSSPPNPPPQQAPDDSLPRRTNRQARVSIAMSVANRSLRTLRIQNPQRLAAALAGAAAARPSASFGAARCSASSTPSSSTRTFSSSVAKQSGAPAMASSAREYDPEIKDIADYVANKPIDSELAFDTARWILLDTLGCGLEGLRFKECSKLLGPVVPGTVVPNGTKVPGTPFVLDPVNGAFNIGAMIRWLDFNDCWLAAEWGHPSDNLGAILAVADWVNRTNKAGGNLAGGKVFTVKDVLEAMIKAHEIQGCLALLNSFNKVGLDHVVLVKVASTAVVSKMLGLSEKQIADAVTQAWVDGQSLRTYRHSPNTMSRKSWAAGDACQRAVNLALKVMKGEQGVPTVLSAPTWGFYDVLFKGKKFEFQRPYGSYVMENVLFKVSYPAEFHSQTAVEASEKIYHQLKAMGKSAADIKAVTCRTHEACIRIIDKQFKPMDNFADRDHCIQYMCSVMLTFGRLEATDYTDGGEAATSEIVESLRKKIKCVEDPQYTQDYHDPKLRTISNALTVELNDGTVLDEVAVEAPLGHRLRRDEAKPVILAKYKRHLGPHLPEARVNELVELSLDSKKLEAMSVDQYVDLYTVKESKFL; encoded by the exons ATGCTAGAGGCTGGTGGCAGACGACAACCTAGACAACCACGAAGACATTTTTTCCCCCTGGTTCCCTTCCTTGGCCCGTTCCAATTCCTattcctctcctctccccccaATCCTCCTCCCCAACAAGCGCCAGACGACTCGCTCCCTCGACGAACGAACCGACAGGCCCGCGTGTCAATTGCAATGTCTGTCGCCAACCGAAGCCTGCGGACGCTGCGCATCCAGAACCCTcagcgcctggccgccgccctcgctggtgccgccgccgcccgcccctcggcctccttcGGCGCCGCTCGTTGCTCCGCTTCCTCaacaccctcctcctccacgcgcaccttctcctcctccgtcgcaAAACAATCCGGTgcgcccgccatggcttCCTCCGCCCGCGAGTACGATCCCGAGATCAAGGACATTGCCGACTATGTCGCCAACAAGCCCATTGACTCTGAGCTGGCC TTCGACACCGCTCGATGGATCCTGCTCGATACCCTCGGctgcggcctcgagggcctgagGTTCAAGGAGTGCAGCAAGCTCCTGGGCCCCGTCGtgcccggcaccgtcgtGCCCAACGGCACCAAGGTGCCCGGTACGCCCTTCGTCCTGGACCCCGTCAACGGCGCCTTCAACATCGGAGCCATGATCCGCTGGCTCGACTTCAACgactgctggctggcggctgaGTGGGGTCACCCCTCGGACAACCTgggcgccatcctcgccgtcgccgactgGGTCAACCGCACcaacaaggccggcggcaacctggccggcggcaaggtctTCACCGTCAAGGACGTGCTCGAGGCCATGATCAAGGCCCACGAGATCCAAGGCTGCCTGGCGCTGCTCAACTCGTTCAACaaggtcggcctcgaccacgtcgtcctcgtcaaggtcgcctccaccgccgtcgtGTCCAAGATGCTCGGCCTCAGCGAGAAGCAgatcgccgacgccgtcacccAGGCCTGGGTCGACGGCCAGTCGCTGCGCACCTACCGCCACTCCCCCAACACCATGTCCCGCAAGTcgtgggccgccggcgacgcctgccagcgcgccgtcaaCCTGGCCCTCAAGGTCATGaagggcgagcagggcgtccCCACCGTCCTCTCCGCCCCCACCTGGGGCTTCTACGACGTGCTCTTCAAGGGCAAGAAGTTTGAGTTCCAGCGCCCCTACGGCAGCTACGTCATGGAGAACGTCCTCTTCAAGGTCTCGTACCCGGCCGAGTTCCACTCGcagacggccgtcgaggcctcGGAGAAGATCTACCaccagctcaaggccatgggcaagtcggccgccgacatcaaGGCCGTCACCTGCCGCACGCACGAGGCCTGCATCCGCATCATCGACAAGCAGTTCAAGCCCATGGACAACTTCGCCGACCGCGACCACTGCATCCAGTACATGTGCTCCGTCATGCTGACCtttggccgcctcgaggccaccgactacaccgacggcggcgaggccgccaccTCGGAGATCGTCGAGTCCCTGCGCAAGAAGATCAAGTGCGTCGAGGACCCGCAGTACACCCAGGACTACCACGACCCCAAGCTCCGCACCATCTCCAACGCCCTGACCGTTGAGCTcaacgacggcaccgtcctcgacgaggtcgccgtcgaggctcCCCTCGGCCACCGCCTGCGCCGTGACGAGGCCAAGCCCGTCATCCTGGCCAAGTACAAGCGCCACCTCGGCCCCCACCTGCCCGAGGCCCGCGTcaacgagctcgtcgagctcagcCTCGACagcaagaagctcgaggccatgtCCGTGGACCAGTACGTCGACCTGTACACTGTCAAGGAGAGCAAGTTTCTGTAA
- a CDS encoding uncharacterized protein (EggNog:ENOG503NYJ2~CAZy:GH79~SECRETED:SignalP(1-22~SECRETED:cutsite=AEA-YT~SECRETED:prob=0.3775)~COG:G) — translation MMLLSGGLLALASAATTVAAEAYTVPAKANPLGEPFDGFVSYSLEFSSFPEFAGNKSHPNTYSGNLLANLARLSTTPYIRVGGNTQDYALFDASQAAALVGVVDPSRSPDYPTTITIGPAYFESYATWPVLDVRFSHGFNMGLGGNRSAGWQTLLDTVPLACRALRDGDRLYTWEYGNEPDLFSTSAQGPVRPPTWDEATYVAQWLNATRHIRESVRRNCRGTAPPRFMAPSNAGVSNHLKASAMWSAGLNQDNDIELFSTHNYISGATSPGVTLQGTLMNHTKTMQSVDAHTKEYDAIFPGARAGGKSSTSSSKAPPLIFGETNSLYNQGKPGLSNSFGAALWGVDFNLYSASVGFKRVHMHQGTNYRYQAWQPVMTALDVVGTKAPYYGSVAVAAMVRPVKKKSSLVSISAITLGADSAEAAYAAHYHPVGRKSRDEARLARVMVINMHGYNTTVGGAGLEPLPNPPARTSRKYAFAVGGAGVRDGARVRVQRLLANGSDAITGITFDGWSYNWDLDRGKPVRLHNVTVGETVRVKGGQVSVDVPDSSAVLLSFGDC, via the exons ATGATGTTGTTGTCTGGAGGGCTCCTTGCgctcgccagcgcggcgacgacggtcgcTGCCGAGGCGTATACTGTGCCGGCTAAGGCGAACCCCCTGGGCGAGCCGTTTGACGGCTTCGTGAGCTACTCGCTTGAGTTTTCGTCGTTTCCCGAGTTTGCAG GAAACAAGTCCCACCCCAACACCTACTCGGGCAACCTCCTCGCCaacctcgcccgcctctccaCCACGCCCTAcatccgcgtcggcggcaacaCCCAAGACTACGCCCTCTTCGACGCCtcgcaggccgccgccctcgtcggcgtcgtcgacccctCCCGCTCCCCCGACTaccccaccaccatcaccatcggcCCGGCCTACTTCGAGTCCTACGCGACCTGGCCCGTACTCGACGTCCGCTTCTCCCACGGCTTCAAcatgggcctcggcggcaaccGCTCCGCCGGCTGGCAGACGCTCCTCGACACCGTGCCCCTGGCCTGCCGCGCGCTCCGGGACGGCGACAGGCTGTACACGTGGGAGTACGGCAACGAGCCGGACCTGTTCAGCACGTCGGCGCAGGGCCCCGtgaggccgccgacctggGATGAGGCTACGTACGTCGCGCAGTGGCTCAACGCGACGAGGCACATCCGCGAGTCTGTGAGGAGGAACTGCCGTGGCACTGCTCCGCCGCGGTTCATGGCGCCGTCCAATGCGGGCGTCAGCAATCATCTCAAGGCGTCCGCGATGTGGTCCGCCGGCCTGAATCAGGATAATGATATTGAGCTCTTTTCCACCCACAA CTACATCAGCGGCGCGACGTCCCCCGGCGTCACGCTTCAAGGGACCCTCATGAACCACACCAAGACGATGCAGTCCGTGGACGCGCACACCAAGGAGTACGACGCCATTTTCCCCGGCGCACGCGCTGGCGGCaagagcagcaccagcagcagcaaggcgccgccgctcatctTTGGCGAGACCAACTCGCTGTACAACCAGGGCAAGCCCGGCCTGTCCAACTCGTTCGGGGCCGCCCTCTGGGGCGTCGACTTCAACCTGTACTCTGCGTCGGTGGGCTTCAAGCGCGTCCACATGCACCAGGGCACCAACTACCGC TACCAAGCCTGGCAGCCCGTGATgacggccctcgacgtcgtcggcaccaAGGCGCCCTACTACGgaagcgtcgccgtcgccgccatggtccgCCCCGTcaagaagaagtcgtcgcTCGTCAGTATCTCCGCCATCACCCTAGGTGCCGActccgccgaggccgcgtACGCGGCGCACTACCACCCCGTGGGGCGCAAGAGcagggacgaggcgcgcctcgcccgcgtcatGGTCATCAACATGCACGGGTACAACACCacggtcggcggcgcgggccttgAGCCGCTCCCGAACCCACCTGCGCGCACGAGCAGGAAGTACGCGTTTGCCGTcggaggcgctggcgtcaGGGATGGCGCGAGGGTCCGCGtccagcggctgctggccaaCGGTAGTGATGCCATCACCGGCATCACGTTTGACGGCTGGAGCTACAACTGGGACCTGGATCGGGGCAAGCCTGTGAGGCTGCACAACGTGACTGTCGGCGAGACCGTCAGGGTCAAGGGCGGGCAGGTGTCGGTCGACGTCCCAGATTCGTCTGCAGTGCTGTTGTCGTTTGGCGACTGTTGA